Genomic DNA from Mesotoga infera:
CAGGGCAGTCATGGGGCTTCTTAAATCGCCCCCTGCGATAATCCCCGAAGGTAGAATTCTGTACAGACAGAAACAGATCTTTCCCGGGGACCCCGAAGTAATGAGAAGGATTCGGGGAAAAGAGATATCCATGATCTTCCAGGAACCCATGACTTCCCTCAACCCGGTATTTCGTGTCGGTAAGCAAGTTGTCGAAGTTATGCAGGCACATAACTATGGTGATCGCGACTCTCTGAGAGAAAGGGCGATAGGGCTATTCAAGGCGGTGGGTATTCCCGAACCGGAAAAGAGGTTCGATGCGTATCCACACCAGCTTTCCGGCGGACTCAGGCAAAGGGTTATGATCTCGATGGCGCTTGCATGCAAGCCCGGACTCCTAATTGCCGACGAACCGACAACTGCGTTGGACGTGACCATACAGGCTCAGATTCTAGATATTATCCTTAAGATGAGAGCCGAGTATGGAATGGCAGTTATGATAATAACGCACGATCTTGGAGTAATATCTCAACTGGCCGATCGAGTAAACGTTATGTACGCCGGAAAGATCGTAGAAGATGCCCCGGTGGGAGAGATCCTGGCCTCTCCGGCACATCCCTATACGAAGGGATTAATAGCTTCGATTCCCGATATTGAGATCCCCCACTCGAGAGATTTTCGATTAAACGCACTGAGGGGAGTCGTTCCCGAGTTATACGAAATTCCTCCCGGTTGTCCCTTCAGTAACAGATGCCCCGATGTTTTTGACGAGTGTAACTTGATCGATCCTTCTCTCGAAGAGATCTCTTCGGAACATAGGGTGGCGTGTCTTCTGTACAGCAGAGAAATGCGTGGTGGAAACTAATGACTGAAATGTTGAAAATTGAGAATCTTAGCAAGTTCTTTCCTGCTGCAAGAAAAGGGGTTTTCGGAGATCGTCGCTTCGTGAAAGCGGTGGATAGAGTGAGCTTCTCAATAGAAAACTCCGAAACGCTTGGTCTGGTTGGGGAGTCAGGGTGTGGAAAATCGACCCTGGGAAGGGCTATTCTGAAGCTTTTGGAACCTACCGGGGGAAGGATAATCTTCAACGAAGATGATATTACGAAGTTTTCGAGAAAAGAGATGAAGCCTTATCGAAGAAACATGCAGATGATCTTTCAGGATCCTTACGCTTCGCTTAATCCAAGAATGACAGTAGATAGTATTGTTGGAGAACCGCTGAAAGTCCACAGACTTTGCAAAAGTAAGAATGAAATCAGTGAAAGGATCAGAGAGCTATTGCAGGTTGTCGGTCTCCCTACGTCTGCTGCAAAGAGATACCCGGGCGAGTTTTCCGGTGGTCAAAGGCAGAGGATAATGATTGCCAGAATACTGTCTACAAATCCAGCTCTGGTGATATGCGATGAAGCCGTGTCTGCTTTAGATGTCTCGATACAATCACAGATATTGAACCTTCTCGCAGATCTTAGAGAAGAGTTCAGCATGACATACATCTTTATTTCTCACGATCTCGGAGTGGTAAAGTTTATAAGCGATCGGATCGCCGTTATGTACTTGGGAAGGATCGTCGAAATGGATGAGACAAACGATCTCTATTCGAATCCGTTACACCCTTACACGAAGAGTCTGCTGAGCTCAATACCGAGCATCAAATCCAGTTCCGAATTGAAGGTTTTGAAGGGGGAAACTCCCTCTCCAATAGAAACACCGACTGGCTGTTACTTTCATCCCAGATGCAATTTCGTAATGGATGTCTGTCGTAGAGACACGCCAGAGTTAAGAGATGTCGGAGATGGTCATCTTGTTGCCTGCCATCTGATGGAGGTTTGATATGGTCCTTACGAAGATTTCCGAAATGCTCAACCAGTTTTCCCCTGCGAATCTAAAGATCGCCAACTATATTCTCGGAAACTATTCGGAAATAGGGTTCATTTCGGTAGAAGATCTCAGCAATCATTCAGGTGTCAGCAAAGCTTCGGTAGTGCGTTTCGCAAGAATTGTCGGCTATTCGGGCTTCGATGAACTGAAGAAAGCTATACAGAGCGAATTGCGCAAAAAGCTTTCACCATACGAGAAGATAGCTATTACGGATCTGGACAGACGCTCTTTGCAAAAGCAGCTCGAAGAACTCTCCCGGAACGAGATTAATAATCTGCGTAAGACACTGGATTCACTCACACCCGAAGAGGCCATCAAGTGGGTTGAAGCTATAATAGAGGCACAGCACATCTATCTGGCGGGCTTCGGTGCAACTAGATTCGTAATCTCTCTGTTGAGTTATGCCCTCGCGACATTCCAGAGCAAACCATTATGGATGTTGACCGGTTCCGTGTCAGACTTTTCGCCAAGAGTGAAACACATGGAGTCAAAGGACCTGCTCATAATAATGACATTCCCCCCTTATTCAAAAGAATTTGAATACGTCGTAAGCGTTGCCAGAAAGAAAGGTACGAAGATCCTTCTTGCCTGTGATTCACCTCAGTGTCCGGTCTTTCCTTACGCTTACTCCGCGGTAATTTGTGAGAGCAATTCTCTTCTTCTAAACAATTCCTTCGTTGGTCCTATCGCTCTGATACAGATTATAAGCAACTTTTTACTGTTGCGGGAGAAAAAGACCGGGATGAAAGAGATGAAAGAGATCTGGAACGTTGAATTAGAGGGATATAAATATATCGCAAAGGAAGGAGGCGAGGAAGAGTGAAGATATTCATATCTACGGATATGGAGGGCGTATCGGGAGTTGTTTCCTGGAATGAAATGGAGTCAACAACCGCGGGCTTCTGGACGGGTACTCTCGACCGTGAACTCAACTGGCTTGTCGAAGAACTGAGAAACTCGGAGCTGAATCCGATGATCGAAGAGATAGTTATCTGCGATTCACATGCAAGGGGAGAAAACCTCAAGTATGGCTCGATAGAAGACAGTAGAGTCAGCTGGATCAGAGGCTATCCAAGACCCTGGTATATGATGGAAGGCCTGGATAGCTCCTTCGACCTGGTGATGCTGATCGGCTATCATGCGAGAATCGGTTCCTGGCATGGGGGTATGGACCACTCGTACTCAGGGTCTTCGATTTACAACATAAGGCTTAACGGAAGAGAAGTCGGCGAGACAGAGATCAATTCTTACTATGCTGGCTGGAAAGGTGTTCCTGTCGCGCTGGTTTCAGGCGATGATATTCTCGAAAAGCAGCTGTCGGGTTTTATAGATGTGCCTTTTGTGAGAACTAAGGAAGGAATCGGACGTTTTTCGGCAAAGGTATATCATCCCGAAGTCGTTCGCCAGAACTATACCGGAGGCGTGAAACAGCTTGTGAAAAAACTCCCGGCGATCTCTCCACTGAAACCCGAGAAGCAAACAACTCTTGAGATTGATCTTTTCACGACTGCGATTGCCGACGCCGTGTCGATCGTG
This window encodes:
- a CDS encoding ABC transporter ATP-binding protein, translated to MVGDLVSSQDLLQIKGLSIHFKTFFGTARAVRDLDLSIGHGEVLGLVGESGCGKSITARAVMGLLKSPPAIIPEGRILYRQKQIFPGDPEVMRRIRGKEISMIFQEPMTSLNPVFRVGKQVVEVMQAHNYGDRDSLRERAIGLFKAVGIPEPEKRFDAYPHQLSGGLRQRVMISMALACKPGLLIADEPTTALDVTIQAQILDIILKMRAEYGMAVMIITHDLGVISQLADRVNVMYAGKIVEDAPVGEILASPAHPYTKGLIASIPDIEIPHSRDFRLNALRGVVPELYEIPPGCPFSNRCPDVFDECNLIDPSLEEISSEHRVACLLYSREMRGGN
- a CDS encoding ABC transporter ATP-binding protein, coding for MTEMLKIENLSKFFPAARKGVFGDRRFVKAVDRVSFSIENSETLGLVGESGCGKSTLGRAILKLLEPTGGRIIFNEDDITKFSRKEMKPYRRNMQMIFQDPYASLNPRMTVDSIVGEPLKVHRLCKSKNEISERIRELLQVVGLPTSAAKRYPGEFSGGQRQRIMIARILSTNPALVICDEAVSALDVSIQSQILNLLADLREEFSMTYIFISHDLGVVKFISDRIAVMYLGRIVEMDETNDLYSNPLHPYTKSLLSSIPSIKSSSELKVLKGETPSPIETPTGCYFHPRCNFVMDVCRRDTPELRDVGDGHLVACHLMEV
- a CDS encoding MurR/RpiR family transcriptional regulator, whose product is MVLTKISEMLNQFSPANLKIANYILGNYSEIGFISVEDLSNHSGVSKASVVRFARIVGYSGFDELKKAIQSELRKKLSPYEKIAITDLDRRSLQKQLEELSRNEINNLRKTLDSLTPEEAIKWVEAIIEAQHIYLAGFGATRFVISLLSYALATFQSKPLWMLTGSVSDFSPRVKHMESKDLLIIMTFPPYSKEFEYVVSVARKKGTKILLACDSPQCPVFPYAYSAVICESNSLLLNNSFVGPIALIQIISNFLLLREKKTGMKEMKEIWNVELEGYKYIAKEGGEEE
- a CDS encoding peptidase M55, with product MKIFISTDMEGVSGVVSWNEMESTTAGFWTGTLDRELNWLVEELRNSELNPMIEEIVICDSHARGENLKYGSIEDSRVSWIRGYPRPWYMMEGLDSSFDLVMLIGYHARIGSWHGGMDHSYSGSSIYNIRLNGREVGETEINSYYAGWKGVPVALVSGDDILEKQLSGFIDVPFVRTKEGIGRFSAKVYHPEVVRQNYTGGVKQLVKKLPAISPLKPEKQTTLEIDLFTTAIADAVSIVPDLERVSGRTVRYVSQDYGNILKMILTVAMIGGRFANYK